The following are from one region of the Carnobacterium gallinarum DSM 4847 genome:
- a CDS encoding ABC transporter ATP-binding protein — MNKMLKKLALTPAIVAILFLLVQAACDLYIPTLTANMINQGIVNNNMQDILKIGGIMLGFSLVSFAAALVNTYISAKISYRLGNKIREEVYQKILAFSNVEFDRFGASSLITRNTNDVTQIQSLVEMGLKFLILAPIYLVGGVYLSYRLSPALTVPYLLSVPLLLLISIIVFKISNPLFEKMQKSIDKLNLIFKEGLTGMKVIHAFNRENEEYSRYEKENQTYTGISIKSNTLLNFIMPFMYLVMSIVMIVVTWLGAGFIDSGSMEIGTLIGVTAYSTQILMGVGLITNVVSSIPRGQVSAKRVHAILDHPLAITNGEITHHQEHSTAATIAMDHVSFTYQGAEKAVFQDINFSVNQGESIAIIGSTGSGKTTLINLINRFYDVSQGSIKLFGEDIRHWKESALHDEISLVPQQNSLFFGTVRENLQKAKPDAGDELIWWALEQAEAAEFLRDENGLDTAVEKNGGNFSGGQRQRLCLARAFIKKAAIYVFDDSFSALDFKTDALIQQHLQTEFKEAAKIIVAQRITTVKNATRILVLDKGQVAGYGTHESLAAENSVYQEIINSQTEEKERV; from the coding sequence ATGAATAAAATGCTTAAAAAATTAGCTTTAACGCCAGCAATCGTGGCAATTCTATTTTTACTGGTTCAAGCTGCGTGTGATTTATATATTCCTACACTAACAGCGAACATGATTAATCAAGGGATTGTTAATAATAACATGCAAGACATTTTAAAAATTGGCGGTATTATGTTAGGTTTTTCATTAGTCAGCTTTGCTGCAGCACTAGTGAATACCTATATTTCAGCAAAAATTTCTTATCGTTTAGGAAATAAAATCAGAGAGGAGGTTTATCAAAAAATTCTAGCTTTTTCTAATGTTGAATTTGATCGCTTCGGTGCTTCGTCATTGATTACTCGAAATACCAATGATGTCACTCAGATTCAATCTTTAGTTGAAATGGGGTTGAAATTTTTAATCTTAGCTCCGATTTATCTAGTTGGAGGTGTTTACTTATCCTATCGCTTGAGTCCAGCACTGACGGTTCCTTATTTACTATCGGTTCCGTTGTTATTGTTGATTTCTATTATTGTCTTTAAAATCTCTAATCCGCTATTTGAAAAAATGCAAAAAAGCATTGATAAATTAAATCTTATCTTCAAAGAAGGGTTAACTGGAATGAAAGTTATTCATGCCTTTAACCGTGAAAATGAAGAGTATAGTCGTTATGAGAAAGAAAACCAAACTTATACAGGAATCTCAATAAAATCCAATACATTGTTGAATTTTATTATGCCGTTTATGTATTTAGTAATGAGTATCGTGATGATTGTTGTTACTTGGCTGGGAGCGGGTTTTATTGATTCAGGTTCAATGGAAATTGGGACATTAATTGGAGTAACAGCCTATAGCACACAAATTTTAATGGGGGTAGGCTTAATTACCAATGTTGTTTCTTCTATTCCTAGAGGTCAGGTTTCGGCTAAACGGGTTCATGCTATTTTAGATCATCCGCTAGCGATTACAAACGGGGAAATCACACATCATCAAGAGCATTCAACAGCTGCTACTATTGCTATGGACCATGTGAGTTTTACTTATCAAGGAGCGGAAAAAGCAGTTTTTCAAGATATTAACTTTTCAGTAAATCAAGGAGAATCTATTGCGATTATTGGCAGCACAGGTTCTGGAAAAACAACCTTAATTAATTTGATAAATCGCTTTTATGATGTCAGCCAAGGCTCAATTAAGCTATTCGGTGAAGATATTCGTCATTGGAAGGAATCAGCGTTACATGATGAGATTAGTTTAGTACCACAACAAAATAGTTTGTTTTTTGGAACAGTTAGAGAAAATCTACAAAAAGCGAAACCAGATGCAGGCGATGAACTGATTTGGTGGGCATTAGAACAAGCTGAAGCGGCTGAGTTTTTACGCGATGAGAATGGATTAGACACAGCTGTTGAGAAGAATGGCGGGAATTTTTCTGGTGGACAACGTCAACGTTTATGTTTAGCAAGAGCCTTTATTAAAAAAGCGGCTATCTATGTATTTGATGATTCTTTTTCAGCCCTAGATTTTAAAACAGATGCTTTGATTCAACAGCATTTACAAACAGAGTTTAAAGAAGCAGCCAAAATTATTGTGGCGCAACGAATTACGACAGTCAAAAATGCAACGCGAATTTTAGTTTTAGATAAAGGGCAAGTTGCTGGCTATGGAACACATGAATCATTAGCGGCGGAAAATAGCGTGTATCAAGAAATTATTAACTCTCAAACCGAAGAAAAGGAGCGTGTATAA
- a CDS encoding ABC transporter ATP-binding protein: MAKGGMKPGGIVEKPKNPWQTVKRLIRYTKGSIGLLILVFCLAIGGTVMQVISPKILGQATTLIFTNVSNGEGVVFEKLAKILMIVAFLYIGKFLTDFFQETAMTIVSQKTTQRLRNDMKQKINVLSSSYFDQHSNGNLMSIAINDMDNIATMMQQSLTQLISSGILIVGTIWMMLTISWQLTLVACLTIPSSLVIMKLLAPRTQANFRTYMKTLGSLNGQIEESFNGHEVIKSFNNDKQALADFKELNDQMYESGWKSKFFGGSMMPAMIFLKNVIYVVIAAGGAIQVTLGQVSIGNLQAFLQYSTQFSQPISQFSQIWNGVLSTVASAERVFAVLDAEEIKFYNEDEFENKKDNGEVCFDHVQFGYTPNQLLMKDFSLEVTKGEMIAIVGHTGAGKTTLVNLLQRFYEISGGSIRIKGTDIRNLSHEALHQKIGMVLQETWLFSGTIYDNIRYGNPTATEEQIMEAAKAAFVDEFVRKLPDGYETVLNEEISNISQGQKQLITIARAFLSNPEILILDEATSNVDTRTEVLIQKAMRKLLKGRTSFVIAHRLSTIYDADEIVVMDHGDVVETGTHDSLLAEEGTYYDIYYSQYQTAV; the protein is encoded by the coding sequence ATGGCAAAGGGTGGTATGAAACCAGGAGGCATTGTAGAAAAACCAAAAAATCCATGGCAAACAGTTAAACGTCTGATTCGCTATACGAAAGGTAGTATTGGCTTGCTTATCTTAGTATTTTGTTTAGCCATAGGCGGAACGGTGATGCAAGTTATTAGTCCAAAAATATTAGGTCAAGCGACAACCTTAATTTTTACAAATGTGAGCAATGGAGAAGGTGTAGTTTTTGAAAAATTAGCTAAAATTCTAATGATTGTTGCTTTTCTTTATATAGGCAAATTCTTAACTGATTTTTTTCAAGAAACAGCTATGACCATTGTTTCTCAAAAAACAACGCAACGCTTACGTAACGACATGAAACAAAAAATCAACGTGCTATCTAGTTCTTATTTCGACCAACATTCAAACGGCAATTTAATGTCGATTGCAATTAACGATATGGACAATATTGCGACAATGATGCAACAGAGCTTGACCCAATTAATTTCAAGTGGAATTTTGATTGTTGGAACAATTTGGATGATGTTGACTATTAGTTGGCAGTTAACGTTGGTTGCTTGTTTAACGATTCCATCGAGTCTTGTGATTATGAAACTATTAGCGCCACGAACACAAGCCAATTTTCGCACATACATGAAAACCTTAGGTTCCCTTAATGGACAAATTGAAGAATCCTTTAACGGGCATGAAGTCATTAAAAGTTTTAACAATGACAAACAAGCTTTAGCAGATTTTAAAGAATTAAACGACCAAATGTATGAATCTGGTTGGAAATCTAAATTCTTTGGTGGTTCAATGATGCCTGCGATGATTTTTTTGAAAAATGTTATTTATGTGGTGATTGCTGCTGGTGGGGCGATTCAAGTGACTTTAGGTCAAGTGTCTATTGGGAATTTACAAGCATTTTTACAGTATTCCACTCAATTCTCACAACCAATCAGCCAATTTTCTCAAATCTGGAATGGTGTGTTATCAACAGTTGCTTCAGCAGAACGCGTTTTTGCAGTTTTAGATGCTGAAGAAATTAAGTTCTATAATGAAGACGAATTTGAAAATAAGAAGGACAATGGGGAAGTTTGTTTTGACCATGTTCAATTTGGTTACACGCCAAACCAGTTGTTAATGAAAGATTTCTCATTAGAAGTAACGAAAGGAGAAATGATTGCAATTGTTGGACATACAGGTGCAGGGAAGACAACCTTAGTTAATTTGTTGCAACGTTTTTATGAGATTTCTGGCGGAAGTATCCGAATTAAAGGAACCGACATTCGTAACTTAAGTCATGAAGCACTACATCAAAAAATCGGTATGGTTTTGCAAGAAACATGGTTATTTTCTGGTACGATTTACGATAATATTCGCTATGGCAACCCAACAGCTACAGAGGAACAAATTATGGAAGCCGCCAAAGCTGCTTTTGTAGATGAGTTTGTTCGCAAATTACCTGATGGTTACGAGACAGTATTAAATGAAGAAATTAGCAATATTTCTCAAGGACAAAAGCAATTAATTACAATCGCCCGTGCTTTTTTATCCAACCCAGAAATTTTAATTTTAGATGAAGCGACGTCCAATGTAGATACGAGAACCGAAGTCTTGATTCAAAAAGCCATGCGTAAATTATTAAAAGGGCGGACAAGCTTTGTCATTGCTCACCGGTTATCAACGATTTATGATGCAGATGAGATTGTTGTAATGGATCATGGAGATGTCGTTGAAACAGGAACCCATGATAGTTTACTAGCAGAAGAAGGCACCTACTATGATATTTACTACAGTCAATATCAAACAGCCGTTTAA
- a CDS encoding MarR family winged helix-turn-helix transcriptional regulator: MAKEFKEEDLMEEYLNLEGLMHRYFSWKRREHGPHANPHRGQGRILSILKLQPEITQKEMTFLLDMRPQSLGELLTKLEKAGFVTREPSPQDRRVMIVKLTDAGAKEAEKLNQADENSIFDAITDEEKEQFSQIMAKLVKAIEAEMPEDVRYSGRPDGRGFFGGGRPGGFGNHGMEDFGPGGVHAGFPGFGKGMGGQRGGHKPQSPFDAYEAFDETKPEQK; encoded by the coding sequence ATGGCGAAGGAATTTAAAGAAGAAGACTTAATGGAAGAGTATTTGAACTTAGAAGGTTTAATGCATCGTTATTTTTCTTGGAAACGCAGAGAACATGGTCCACATGCAAATCCCCATAGAGGACAGGGACGGATTTTAAGTATTTTAAAATTACAGCCAGAAATTACTCAAAAAGAGATGACTTTCTTATTAGATATGCGTCCTCAATCATTAGGTGAATTATTAACTAAATTAGAAAAAGCTGGATTTGTGACAAGAGAGCCTTCTCCACAAGATAGACGCGTGATGATTGTTAAATTAACCGATGCTGGAGCAAAAGAGGCTGAGAAATTAAATCAAGCTGATGAAAATTCAATTTTTGATGCAATTACAGATGAAGAAAAAGAACAATTTAGTCAGATTATGGCTAAGCTAGTTAAAGCAATTGAAGCAGAAATGCCAGAGGATGTTCGATACAGCGGTCGACCAGATGGACGAGGCTTTTTTGGTGGAGGTCGTCCTGGCGGATTTGGAAATCATGGTATGGAAGACTTTGGACCAGGCGGAGTTCATGCTGGTTTTCCTGGATTCGGCAAAGGAATGGGCGGACAACGTGGCGGACATAAACCTCAATCGCCATTCGATGCGTATGAAGCATTTGATGAAACTAAGCCAGAGCAGAAATAG
- a CDS encoding MerR family transcriptional regulator: MEKLLSIGKFAEYADISRRTLIYYDEINLFKPIELSEKGYRMYSIKQYEQFGLICTLKNLGFSLDLIKKYIYKENPETLQKDILSLRDSIRREMSELQRMEDSLTTTLWRQDYVKNSKKGVIVSEQLPAERFYASKKNDSCEGLNYFNDFGDFYHSLDKEEMLTGFPTGYVILNNERNKQNFSKSPYRFIRMTNQSMIKNDPSQSIIIKPAGRYLKLFTTNSEEEISKALCLLEEEVKKNNDQIIGDYWIVNWNEHLVSDVNKQLIEIQVNVQL; this comes from the coding sequence ATGGAAAAATTACTATCTATTGGAAAATTCGCTGAATATGCTGATATTAGCAGGCGAACATTAATTTATTACGATGAAATTAATTTGTTCAAACCAATTGAATTAAGCGAAAAAGGCTACCGCATGTATTCAATTAAACAGTATGAGCAATTTGGACTTATTTGTACGTTAAAAAATTTAGGCTTTTCTTTGGATCTAATTAAAAAATATATTTACAAAGAAAATCCTGAGACTCTTCAAAAAGATATTCTTAGTTTACGTGATAGTATTCGACGAGAAATGTCCGAATTACAACGTATGGAAGATTCCTTAACGACTACTTTATGGCGACAAGACTATGTTAAGAACAGTAAAAAAGGTGTAATTGTTAGTGAGCAGCTACCGGCAGAACGGTTCTATGCTTCAAAAAAAAATGATTCCTGTGAGGGTTTAAACTACTTTAATGATTTTGGAGATTTTTACCATAGTTTAGATAAAGAAGAAATGTTGACAGGATTTCCTACAGGCTACGTGATTTTGAATAACGAACGCAATAAACAAAATTTTTCAAAATCACCTTATCGCTTTATCCGAATGACCAATCAATCAATGATTAAAAATGATCCTTCACAAAGTATTATTATAAAACCTGCAGGTAGATATCTGAAGTTATTTACCACTAATTCTGAAGAAGAGATTAGTAAAGCTTTATGTTTATTGGAGGAAGAAGTTAAAAAAAATAACGACCAAATTATAGGAGATTACTGGATAGTGAACTGGAATGAACATTTAGTTAGTGATGTAAACAAACAATTAATCGAAATCCAAGTAAATGTTCAATTATAA
- a CDS encoding NAD(P)H-dependent oxidoreductase, translating into MKTTIIFAHPWHGSYNKAILDQVTDKLEQLNKEYSVIDLYKEEFNPTLVEADLKLYSQGLSSDPLVDRYINQLKETNEVIFIFPIWWYEAPAIIKGFFDKVMLVGRMIKYNDEQTQLIPLIKIDRTTVITTSELTDDEMRNDFGNPIEHVLFKGPMNDIGMHHPKWLNRGRINLISQEERTKFLETIYDYID; encoded by the coding sequence ATGAAAACAACTATTATTTTTGCACATCCATGGCATGGAAGTTACAACAAAGCGATTTTAGATCAGGTAACAGATAAGTTAGAGCAGTTAAACAAAGAATACTCTGTAATTGATTTATACAAAGAAGAATTTAATCCCACTCTTGTAGAAGCAGATTTAAAATTATATTCTCAAGGTTTATCAAGTGATCCATTAGTAGATAGATATATTAATCAATTAAAAGAAACCAATGAAGTGATTTTTATTTTCCCTATCTGGTGGTATGAGGCTCCAGCAATTATCAAAGGATTCTTTGATAAAGTTATGTTAGTTGGACGAATGATAAAATATAATGATGAACAAACTCAACTGATTCCATTGATTAAGATTGATCGGACGACGGTTATTACAACATCAGAATTAACCGATGATGAAATGAGAAATGATTTTGGTAATCCAATTGAACATGTTTTGTTTAAAGGACCGATGAATGATATTGGAATGCATCATCCAAAATGGCTTAATCGAGGAAGGATTAACTTGATTAGCCAAGAAGAACGTACAAAATTTCTTGAAACTATTTATGATTATATTGATTAA
- a CDS encoding BrxA family protein, with the protein MSNEKTIRQLYYWESKKIAQQLSQSKTWNELEDCVMEDNLFQCTSYKMKKMLFQEMNARFNWMDSCLLDYFLISDSGTAKIILAYTMIKKDSLLFECLRSLYFEKRLFFETELSFNHFEQFFNYKGKKNKKPLKYLKLAKIYLEWLSEVGFVEECEEGLHLNQLIIEPAVANYFRHHGDGLISEILLGRLE; encoded by the coding sequence ATGAGCAATGAGAAGACAATAAGGCAATTATATTATTGGGAAAGTAAAAAAATTGCCCAACAACTTAGTCAAAGCAAAACCTGGAATGAATTGGAAGACTGTGTAATGGAAGATAATTTATTTCAATGTACCTCATACAAAATGAAAAAAATGTTATTTCAAGAGATGAATGCTCGGTTTAATTGGATGGATTCCTGCTTATTAGATTATTTTTTAATATCTGATAGTGGAACGGCAAAAATAATTTTAGCGTATACAATGATAAAAAAGGATTCTTTGTTATTTGAATGTTTAAGAAGTTTGTATTTTGAGAAACGATTATTCTTTGAAACAGAACTATCTTTCAACCATTTTGAACAATTTTTTAATTATAAAGGAAAGAAGAATAAAAAACCTTTAAAGTATTTAAAATTAGCAAAAATATACTTAGAGTGGCTTAGTGAAGTCGGATTTGTCGAGGAATGTGAGGAAGGTTTACATTTGAATCAACTAATCATTGAACCAGCAGTTGCAAATTATTTTAGACATCATGGAGATGGTTTAATTTCAGAAATTTTATTAGGAAGATTGGAATAG
- the cas1 gene encoding type II CRISPR-associated endonuclease Cas1: MAFRNIYIENPAKLSIKKRQLIIQQEEMYTIPVDDILSVMIETKQCSITIPTISFLAENQVALFTCDDRHLPCSVLLPLGNHSRKLQTLHFQMNLLKRTKKRIWKKIIQQKIINQAQCLALNGKNQVATLLDLASRVEEGDQTFCESQAAQIYFLELFGEGFNRRHDHVQNAALNYGYSILRGVIARDICAYGLEPAFGVFHRNELNPFNLVDDLIEPFRPYVDLWVAKNVYLEDLLLTSKMKRELFSLLFTKVPIEEEYHSLANGLKKTTASFVSCCKNNSAALLKVPDLMVLRPHEYE, translated from the coding sequence ATGGCATTTAGAAATATCTATATTGAAAATCCGGCAAAACTAAGTATTAAAAAGCGACAATTGATTATTCAACAGGAAGAAATGTATACTATTCCAGTTGATGATATTTTAAGCGTAATGATTGAAACGAAACAATGTAGTATTACAATTCCAACAATTTCTTTTTTAGCAGAGAATCAAGTAGCATTATTTACTTGTGATGACCGTCATTTACCATGTTCAGTTTTATTGCCATTAGGAAATCATTCAAGGAAATTACAAACGTTACATTTTCAAATGAACTTACTAAAACGGACAAAAAAACGAATTTGGAAAAAAATTATTCAACAAAAAATTATAAATCAAGCACAATGCTTAGCCTTGAATGGAAAAAATCAGGTTGCAACGTTATTGGATTTAGCTAGTAGGGTTGAGGAAGGGGACCAAACTTTTTGTGAATCACAGGCAGCCCAAATCTACTTTCTGGAATTGTTTGGGGAAGGATTTAATCGGCGTCATGACCATGTTCAGAATGCAGCTTTAAACTATGGATATTCAATTTTAAGGGGAGTCATAGCAAGGGATATTTGTGCGTATGGATTGGAACCAGCTTTTGGCGTTTTTCATCGAAATGAGTTGAATCCTTTTAATTTAGTTGATGATTTAATTGAACCTTTTCGACCGTATGTTGACTTATGGGTTGCCAAAAATGTTTATTTAGAAGATTTACTGTTAACATCAAAAATGAAAAGAGAACTTTTTTCACTACTTTTTACTAAAGTTCCAATTGAAGAAGAATATCATTCTCTCGCAAATGGTTTGAAGAAAACAACAGCGTCTTTTGTAAGTTGTTGTAAAAATAATAGTGCCGCCTTATTAAAAGTACCTGATTTAATGGTACTACGGCCACATGAGTATGAATAG
- the cas2 gene encoding CRISPR-associated endonuclease Cas2, with protein sequence MSMNRFMRILVMFDLPVGSKRERREAVRFRNYLLNEGYVMMQFSVYYRICSGYDMVKKYEHKLERHLPNQGSVRMVCMTEKQFSSMKLLVGDDLENEKKVNSSSLSIF encoded by the coding sequence ATGAGTATGAATAGATTTATGCGAATTCTTGTCATGTTTGATTTACCAGTAGGATCAAAACGAGAGCGAAGAGAAGCAGTGAGATTCAGAAATTATTTATTAAATGAAGGCTATGTAATGATGCAGTTTTCAGTTTATTATCGTATTTGTAGTGGATATGATATGGTTAAAAAATATGAGCATAAATTAGAACGACATTTACCAAATCAAGGTTCAGTCAGAATGGTTTGTATGACGGAAAAACAATTTTCCAGCATGAAATTATTAGTTGGGGACGACTTAGAGAATGAAAAGAAGGTAAATTCTTCAAGTTTGTCCATTTTTTAG
- a CDS encoding DUF1788 domain-containing protein: protein MSTIVARMDAFREKVSDPDFSKNKGLGNEIGFHIFDYDPKDEVEVRKRVGYIRDYLNKKDGGESIQIFDLYAIMIHFFEKRSYIEKNGQMEHEKGIDVLFSKMRKALKIASEQDVFVRYIEEHLIESAIVVIIGVGKVFPILRSHILLNNLQSVIEGQPLILCYPGVYEDNSLRLFNEFKDDHYYRAFRMVER, encoded by the coding sequence ATGTCAACAATTGTTGCAAGAATGGATGCTTTTAGAGAAAAAGTTTCAGATCCGGATTTTTCAAAAAATAAAGGCTTAGGGAATGAAATTGGTTTTCATATCTTTGACTATGATCCAAAAGATGAAGTTGAAGTTAGAAAACGAGTAGGATATATTCGTGATTATTTAAATAAAAAAGATGGGGGTGAATCTATTCAAATTTTTGATTTATATGCAATTATGATTCATTTTTTTGAAAAACGAAGTTACATAGAAAAAAATGGTCAAATGGAGCATGAAAAGGGAATTGATGTACTTTTTTCAAAAATGCGAAAAGCATTGAAAATTGCTTCGGAACAAGATGTTTTTGTTCGCTATATCGAAGAGCATCTGATTGAGTCTGCAATTGTTGTCATTATAGGAGTAGGCAAAGTATTTCCAATCTTACGTTCACATATCTTGCTAAATAATTTGCAAAGTGTGATTGAAGGGCAACCCCTTATTTTATGTTATCCCGGTGTTTACGAAGACAATAGTTTAAGGTTATTTAATGAATTTAAAGATGATCATTATTATCGTGCTTTTCGCATGGTTGAAAGATGA